Within the Manduca sexta isolate Smith_Timp_Sample1 chromosome 19, JHU_Msex_v1.0, whole genome shotgun sequence genome, the region TTCTATGTGCTAAGTGATCATTATAATTGTTTACTCCCTAAGTCTTAACCACGTTAACATTTACCTTGTTATTTTGATCTCTGATCTTAAAGCAAGCCGTAAACCTATTAGATACttagaattattgtaataaatgttaaaacgGACGCTGTTGCTTTGTTTTGCTGTTAAATGTAACCTGATAGATATCTTACTTAACAACTTAAGATCGGAAGTATTCTACAGCCCATATGCGCTACCATTACATAAAAAAGGCGAAaagggaaaaaaaatatgggaagGACTAAGGAGCGTGATTGTGAGGACATCCTAGGGTCAGATTTGCAAATTCCCTATCAACTATCATTTGGTATTGTTTGTgggatttcttatttatttattttgagaatttacaacagagaacacacattacattattttgacatattGCAGTACAGCGGCAGAATATAGCTGTGTTTCTCTACTTACAGTAACCTACAGCATGCATCATAACTTACatgatattagtaaattttgaatttaaaagattattacCTGGGtccctcattgaaaatcagcgctacAGTATCAGTCttgctggtactgcagcaagaaaagcgaatgagggttcccattgttggcacaatgggtataattttgtatttttatttaagtatatgttttgtttgtctctgcttgtattgtacatgttatactgttattgtcccaataataaatctttctttctttctattattacagttattttttaaatataagataatGCAGATAATGCATCTAATATTCTTCCTTTACGACAAAACGACAGAATTTGAATAGTAGAGCATATACACCTGGCATTTGTCTCCCGGTAACTCCGTTGCACTGCCACCTGGGTCCGCATAGACATGAGCAGCAGCTTCGTGTCCATAACAGTGCTCAAGAACGTCGCCAGAAATAACGTGATCCAGCAGAACGTGTCGAATGCGATGTATATATTGTTTTCGGGTTGctagaattaaaatttatgagagcgttattaaatagatttttcgCGACATTGCAAgtgaatgaaattataattgttattgtttctaTTAATGTAAGTATAGCAGAAGTCATTTTGTTTATGTTGATCGTAATTATCCAACAAAACAAAGgcaagttaattaaatttacagttGTACAGTCCCCTCTCTTCTATTCGTTGTAATGGACAGATAGTAggtattttggtttattttttactagcttttgcccgcggctccgcccgcgttataaagtttttcagcctaaagttttccgttataaaagtagtatatttccgttataaaaggaGTAAAGAGAGAGAGTAAAGagatgttcttcccagggtctcaaactgtctccataccaaatttcatcttaatacgttgggtagtttttgagtttaacacgttcaggcagacagatgcagcgggggactttgttttataatatattttttagaactttttaagaggaacaatcccgtcatacatcattgttgcataactttaaccgtttacgcagcgcacgcaacggaagctctcaaaactaatattttttccccgtttttgcaacatgtttcaatactgctccgctcctattggtcatagcgtgatgatatatagcctatagcactccaggaacaaagggctatccaacacaaaaagatttttttagtttaaaccggtagttcctgagattagccattactgctccgctcctattgggtatagcgtgataatatacagcctatagtactccacgaacaaagggctatccaacgcaaaaagattttttcagtttggaccggtagttcctgagattagccattactgctccgctcctattgggtatagcgtgatgatatatagcctatagtactccacgaaaaaagggctatccaacgcaaaacgaatttttcagttcaaactggtagttcctgagattagccattactgctccgctcctattggttttagcgtgatgatatatacctagtcttgccataaatattgtaataaagaaaaaagaaaattgttaactgcaaataacatttattacttttacagtgtgtcagtttaatacataaatataaaacaattaaaaatataaaaagcttattcgaagtggtctccattggctgcaatacagtcctttaaacgatgaggccagttatcaatagaagcacgcactctttccatgggaaaattcttcactgccaatcgtatagattgttttagggactcaaattatcatggcgtttagagcaagctgtactctctaaaactgaccacaaatcataatccagcggattaagatcgggactagacgacggccagtcttcagctctgatgaagtccgaaacgttcgattccaaccaagactgcgtggaccgagctttatgacccggcgccgagtcttgctggaaggaccatacttggttattgaacatggtgatgttaaggggcttaactaccttctcaagaatggtatcttgatacacttgtgccgatgttttgatacctttttcacaaaaatatggctcagtcactccttcatagctaacaccccaccaaaccatcactgaagtcggataatgtccacgttgcactctgtcgactaattgggaagcttccttagagctttgagcataaatacggtcattttgtttgttaaaatgttgctcaattgtaaaaattttctcatccgtaaacaaaatttttctgtgacctccctttgcgtaccgct harbors:
- the LOC115441327 gene encoding uncharacterized protein LOC115441327, translating into MLEWTVIDRELNVLTPVQQPENNIYIAFDTFCWITLFLATFLSTVMDTKLLLMSMRTQVAVQRSYRETNARASSNGQRHRSYDESLSQALNEVFHSYITMVIDND